The segment GTCCTCGACGGGCGCGCCTACATCCTGCTGCCTGCGACCGGTTCGGCGGCGATCATCCGGTGGACCCGCGGGCTCGTCACCCGGTTCGACGGCGATCCGATCCTCGCAGGCGCAATCCTGCGGGCGGCGGTCGTGATGCCGCTGGCCGGACTCGACGAGGTCCCCTCCGGCCGCGCCGAGGTGGATCGGGTGTTGTCCGCGACCGCGTCGGACGCCGATCCCGCACGTGTCACCACGCTCGCCGAGTCGCGGACCGCGGTGCTGCTGGGGGAGATCCTGTCCGTGCTGTCCGAACGCGACGACCTCGCCGACCCGCGACTGTCCACGCTCGTCGACTACGACGCCGCGCACGACGGCGACCTCGTGTCGTCGGTCGCCGCCTACCTCGCGGCGCACGGCAACGTTCGTGACGCCGCCCGGTCGGTCGGCATCCACGCCAACACCCTCCGCTATCGCATCGACCGCGCCCAGCAGCTCTCGGGTCTGCGCCTGGACGACGCCGACGACCGCCTGCTCACCGAGATCGGTCTCGCCGTCCGCGGGCGCGGCGAGAGTCGTGCGACTCGGTGAGGTCGGGTCAGGACGGGCGGTACGGCACTGAGTCGCTGATCCGCTCGTCGATGTGGATGCCGTGACCGAGCATCGGGAAGGCGCGCTGGGAGCACTCCGGGCGGGGACAGACCTTGCATCCCGCGCCGATCGGGACCACTGTGCGCTCGTCGGTCAGGTCGATTCCCGTCGCGTAGATGAGGTCTTCGGCATGTGCGAGGTCGCAGCCGAGTCCGATGGAGAAGTCCGACGGCGTCGACAGGTGACCGCCGGACCGATTGTCGATGGTGCGCGCCAACCAGAAGTAGCTCCGCCCGTCAGGCATCTGTGAGACCTGAGTACGGATGCGCCCGGGCGTCGCGAAGGCGTCGTGAACCACCCACAGGGGGCAGCTGCCACCCACCCGGGAGAAGTGGAAGGCTGTCGCGGACTGGCGCTTGGAGATGTTCCCTGCCTTGTCGACGCGCACGAAGATGAATGGGATTCCGCGGTCGCCCGGCCGCTGCAGCGTCGAGAGGCGATGGCAGACGGTCTCGAAGCCGACTTCGAAACGACGACTGAGCAGGTCGACATCGTAGCGGAGTTCGCGTGCGGCCGCCGCGAATTCGGTGTACGGCAGCACGAGCGCGCCGGCGAAGTAGTTGGCGAGACCGACTCGGGCGACCGGGATCGACGCCGGGTCGAGGTCCTCCGCCGCCGCGACCAAGCGGCTGATCTCGGCCGACTGCGAGAGCAACGCGACCTGGGTGGCGAGTTGGAAGGCGCGTTGTCCGGCCGACAGGCTGCGTGCCAGAACGACAGTCGCGGTTCCTTCGTCGTAGACGCGTTTGGGGCCGGCCGCCTGTTCCGAGGGAGCGATCTGGACACGGACCCCGAAACGGTCCTGGAGCAGCTGGGCCAACTGCAGATCGAGACCGCCGACCGACAGCCCCGCGTCGACGAACAGCTGTTCGGCGGCCAGATCGAGTTCGGCGATGTGATTACGACGGTCGTAGAAGTAGTCGCGGACCTGTTCGAACGGGGTGAGGTTGACCTCGATCGAATCGTCACCCGAACGGGCACGGAGAGTTTCGAGTTCGGCGGAGGCGGCGGCAAGCCGTCGGTGCATTCCCACCAGCGCGGACCCGACGCCGGGCATTCGGGAGACGAGTTCAGCGACCTCGGCGCGGCTGATCTTCTCTCCCTGCTCGAGGATCACATCGGCGAGGTCGGCGGTCAGTCGAGCGTCGCCGGATCCGGCGAAGAAGTCAGGCGGCAGGTCGAAGGTCGAGGTGATCGTCAAGAGCACCGAGACGGTGATCGGCCGCTGGTCGTTCTCGAGTTGGTTGACGTACGTGGTGCTCAGATCCAGGCGGCGTGCAAGCGCGGCCTGAGACAGCCCCAGCTCCTCGCGCAGTCGGCGGAGCCGAGGGCCCACGTAAGTCTTCGCCATACCCGAGACTGTAGCCGGTGCCATGTCCGCAACATTTGCAAACATCGGCGGGACTGTCCGCAAAAATACGCATTTGCCAGGGCTTTCGGTGGTCATTGTTGTCTGCGTACGGTGCAAATATGATCAACCACGAAGTCCGTACCCACCGCAGCGCAGAAGAATTCCCGCTCGCCGATCACCTGGCGTACAAGATCGCTCAGGTCGCCGTGGACCCGGTCGCCGTCCCCGATGACACCGCCGCCATGGTGGCCAACCGCATCATCGACAACGCTGCGGTCAGCGCCGCTTCGGTGGCACGTCGCCCCGTCACCAGTGCCCGCAGGCAGGCGCAGAGCAGGCCGCTCGACGGTGGTTCGACGGTGTTCGGCATCGAGGGCTCGTACGCCCCGGAGTGGGCCGCCTGGGCCAACGGCGTGGCCGTCCGCGAACTGGACTTCCACGACACCTTCCTCGCCGCCGAATACTCGCACCCCGGTGACAACATCCCGGCGCTCGTCGCAGTCGGACAACGGGTCGGAGCCAGCGGCGCCGATCTGATCCGCGGGCTCGCGACCGCTTACGAGATCCAGATAGACCTCGTGAAGGGCATGTGCCTGCACGAGCACAAGATCGACCACGTCGCGCACCTGGGGCCGTCGGTCGCCGCCGGACTGGGCACCATGCTGGGACTGGACACCGACACCATCTACCAGGCCGTCGGTCAAGCACTGCACCTGACGACCGCCACCCGACAGTCGCGCAAGGGACTGATCTCAAGCTGGAAGGCCTATGCACCGGCGCACGCGGGCAAGATCGCCGTCGAGGCCGTCGACCGCGCGATGCGGGGCGAGGGAGCGCCGTCGCCGATCTGGGAGGGTGAGGACGGGGTGATCGCCTGGCTCCTCGGGGGACCGGACGCGCGATACATCATTCCGCTTCCCGGTGCGGACGAGCCCAAGCGTGCGATTCTCGACAGCTACACCAAGGAGCATTCGGCCGAATACCAGAGCCAGGCGCCGATCGACCTCGCTCGCCGCATGCGCGAGCGGATCGGCGACCTGAGCCAGATCGAGTCGATCGTGCTGCACACCAGCCACCACACCCACTACGTGATCGGGACCGGCTCGGGCGACCCGCAGAAGTTCGACCCGACCGCCAGCCGCGAGACGCTCGACCACTCGGTGATGTACATCTTCGCTGTCGCACTGCAAGACGGAGTGTGGGACCACGAGCGCTCGTACGCCCCGGAGCGCGCTGCTCGTCCGGACACCGTGGAGCTCTGGAAGAAGATCTCCACCGTCGAGGACCCCGAGTGGACACGTCGATACCACTCGACCGACCCCAGTGAGAAGGCCTTCGGCGCCCGTGCCGTCGTCACGCTCGCGAGCGGCGAGGTCATCGAAGATGAGCTCGCAGTCGCCGACGCGCACCCGCTGGGCGCCCGGCCGTTCGCCCGCGAACAGTACCTCGCCAAGTTCGCCCGGATGGCCGACGGCGTCGTCGACCCGGCCGAGCAGGAGCGGTTCACCGCCGCCGTGACCGGTCTCGCCGAGATCCCGGCGGGCGGTCTGGACGCGCTCAACGTCAGCGTGCTCGCCGACGTCCTCGCCTCCGCGCCCGAGACCGGAAAGGGCATCCTCTGACATGTCGGTCTTCTCCTCGGGCGTCAGCGACGCCGAGAAACGAACCAGACTGCGCGAGGCACTGAACTCCGGCGACCTGCAACGATGGCCGGGCGCGTTCTCGCCGCTGGTGGCCAAGATGGTCGCCGACGCGGGATTCGAAGGCGTCTACGTCTCGGGCGCGGCGCTGTCGGCCGACCTGGGTCTGCCGGACATCGGTCTGACCACCCTCAGCGAGGTCGCGGCGCGCGGCGGGGCCATCGCCCGCGCCACCGATCTGCCGACGCTGATCGACGCCGACACCGGCTTCGGTGAGCCGATGAGCGCTGCCCGAACCGTGGCGACGCTCGAGGACGCGGGCCTGGCGGGATGCCATCTGGAAGACCAGGTGAACCCCAAGCGGTGCGGCCATCTCGACGGCAAGGAAGTGGTGCCGGTGCCGGACATGCTGCGTCGACTCGGCGCCGCGGTCGGCGCGCGACGCGACGAGAACTTCGTCATCTGCGCGCGCACCGACGCTCGGGGTGTCGAAGGGCTCGACGCCGCGATCGACCGGGCGAAGGCCTACGTCGACGCGGGCGCGGATCTGATCTTCACCGAGGCGCTGGCGACCGCGGAGGAGTTCGAACGCTTCCGGCGAGAGGTCGACGCGCCACTGCTGGCGAACATGACCGAGTTCGGCAAGTCCGAACTGCTGACCGCCAGCCGGCTTCGCGACCTCGGCTACAACGCGGTGATCTACCCGGTCACCACGTTGCGGATCGCGATGGGCGCCGTCGAGGCGGGCCTGCGTGAGATCGCCGAGAAGGGGACCCAGGAGGGGCTTCTCGACGGTATGCAGCACCGGGCCCGCCTGTACGAGTTCCTTCGTTACGCCGACTACAACGACTTCGACACCGAACTGTTCACCTACACCCGACCGGGGGCATAGCTCATGACCGGAAACACCGCCGCACCGAACACCGCCGCAACGAATACCCCTGCACCGAAAACTGCTGCATCGTCGACCACCGGACCGAAGGCCGGCACCGACGCGATCTACAAGGGCCTGGCCGGCGTCGTGGTCGACACCACCGCGATCTCCAAGGTGGTGCCCGAGACCAACACGCTGACCTACCGGGGATACCCCGTGCCCGAACTCGCCGAGAAGTGCTCGATGGAGCAGGTGGCGTATCTGCTCTGGCACGGAGAACTGCCCAACGATCTGCAGTTGGAGCAGTTCTCGCAACGGGAGCGAGCCGCGCGACGGCTGGACCGGTCGGCGCAGAGCGTCCTGGCCCGCACGCCGGAGACCTGCCACCCAATGGACGTCGTCAGGACGATGATCAGCTACCTCGGCACCGAGGACCCGGACGAGGACCTCTCCACGACCGAGCTTCTGCTGGCGAAGTCGCAGCGCATGTTCGCGGTCCTGCCGACAATCGTCGCGGCAGACCTGCGCCGTCGCCGCGGGCTCGAACCGATCGCTCCGCACCACGGTCTCGGCTACGCGGAGAACTTCTTGTACATGTGCTTCGGCGAAGTGCCCGACGAAGTGATCGTTCGAGCCTTTGCGAAGTCGATGGTGCTGTACGCCGAGCACAGCTTCAACGCGTCGACCTTCGCCGCCCGCGTCGTGACGTCGACGGGATCGGACATCTACAGTGCCGTCACCGCTGCGATCGGTGCGTTGAAGGGACCGCTGCATGGCGGCGCCAACGAGGCCGTCATGCACGACATGATCGAGATCGATCGTCCAGAGCGGGCGCGTGGCTGGCTCGAGGAGAAGCTCACCGCCAAGGAGAAGGTGATGGGCTTCGGTCATCGCGTCTACAAGCGCGGCGACTCGCGCGTGCCGACCATGTATCAGGCGCTGCGGGAGGTGTCCGAACACCTCGGTGAGACCAAATGGCTGAAGATCTACGCCGAGCTCGAAGACGAGATGGCGTCCCGCACCGGAATTCGCCCGAATCTCGACTTCCCGACCGGTCCGGCCTACTACCTGATGGGCTTCGACATCCCGATGTTCACCCCGCTGTTCGTCATGAGCCGGGTCACGGGGTGGACGGCGCACATCATCGAGCAGACCGAGTCCAACGCCCTGATCCGTCCGCTGTCCGCCTATTCGGGCCCGCAGCAGCGGTCGGTGCCGGCATGAGCGGCGTAGCGAAGATCCTCGTCGCCAACCGGGGGGAGATCGCGGTCCGCGCCTTCCGCGCGGCCCGTGACCTCGGAATCGGCACCGTGGCCGTGTACCCGCACGAGGACCGCGGCAGCATTCACCGCTTCAAAGCCGACGAGTCGTACCAGATCGGCACGCCCGGACATCCGGTCAAGGCGTACCTGTCGGTCGAGGAGATGATCGGCGCCGCTCTCCGGTCGGGCGCCGACGCGGTCTATCCGGGATACGGCTTCCTGTCCGAGAACGCGGGGCTGGCTCGGGCGTGCGCCGAGAACGGTGTGACGTTCATCGGTCCGGCCGCCTCGGTCCTCGACCTGACCGGCGACAAGAAGCGCTCGGTGCAGGCGGCTCGTGAAGCGGGCCTGCCGGTTCTCGCGGGCTCGGCGCCGTCGTCGGATCCCGACGAGCTCGTCGAGGCCGCCGCAAACATGACCTTTCCGGTCTTCGTCAAGGCGATCGCGGGCGGCGGCGGCCGCGGAATGCGTCGCGTGGAACGCATCGGGGATCTCGCCGACGCGGTGACCTCCGCGAGCCGCGAAGCCCAGACGGCCTTCGGCGATCCGACCGTGTTCCTGGAGCAGGCCGTTGTGGAGCCGCGACACATCGAGGTGCAGATCTTGGCGGACACCCACGGCGACGTGGTCCATCTGTACGAGCGGGACTGCAGTCTGCAGCGGCGTCATCAGAAGGTCGTCGAGATCGCGCCGGCCGTCGGTCTGGATTCCGCTGTGCGCGAGCGGATCTGCCGCGACGCCGTCGCTTTCGCACAGCAGATCGGCTACGCCTGTGCGGGTACCGTCGAGTTCCTGCTCGATCAGCGCGGGCAGCACTTCTTCATCGAGATGAATCCGCGCATCCAGGTCGAGCACACGGTGACCGAAGAGGTCGTCGATGTGGACCTGGTGTCGGCGCAGCTGCAGATCGCCGGTGGCGCATCGCTCGCCGATCTCGGCCTGAGCCAGGAGACGATCACCGTGCACGGCGCCGCGATGCAGTGCCGCATCACCACCGAGGATCCGGCCGACGGGTTCCGGCCTCAGACCGGCCGAGTGCGCGACTACCGGGCGCCGGGCGGAGCGGGCGTCCGGCTCGACGGCGCCGCGGCGCTGGGCAGCGAGGTGACCGGTCACTTCGACTCGATGCTGGTGAAGCTGACCTGTCGCGGGCGGGACTTCCCGACCGCGGCGGCCCGGGCACGCCGCGCGCTGGGGGAGTTCTCGATCCGCGGTGTCACGACGAACATCGGCTTCCTGCGTGCGGTCCTGGAGAACGAGGAATTCCTGGCAGGCGGGACGACGACGTCGTTCATCCAAACGCATCCCGAGCTGCTCGACGGGCACATCCAGGGAGACGATGTCGGCAAGCTGCTGCACTACCTGGCCGACGTGACGGTGAATCGGCCGCACGGCGACGCACCGACGTCGGTCAGGCCGACCTCGAAGCTGCCCGCAGTTCCTACGAGTCGACTGGCCCGGCCGCCCGCCGGCTCGCGTCAGCAACTGCTGGAGCTGGGACCGGAGGGGTTCGCTCGGGCACTGCGGAACCAGAAGGCGGTGGCGATCACCGACACCACGTTCCGTGACGCCCATCAGTCGCTGCTCGCGACCCGACTGCGCACCAGTGCGCTCGACGCGGTGTCTCGTCACGTCGCGGCACTCACTCCGCAACTGTGGTCCGTCGAATGCTGGGGAGGTGCGACCTACGACGTCGCACTCCGGTTCCTGCGTGAGGACCCGTGGCAGCGGCTGGAGAAGCTCCGCGAGGGCATGCCGAACATCTGTCTGCAGATGCTGCTGCGTGGCGCCAACACCGTCGGGTACACGCCCTATCCGGACGACGTCTGTCGCGGATTCGTCGCCGAGGCCGCCGCGACGGGTGTGGACGTCTTCCGCATCTTCGACGCCCTCAACAGCGTCGACGCGATGCGGCCGGCGATCGACGCGGTCCGGGAGACGGGAACCGCGGTCGCCCAGGTGGCGATGAGCTACAGCGGAGACCTCTCGGATCCGCGGGAGGATCTGTACACGCTCGACTACTACCTGAGCCTCGCGCAGCGGATCGTCGATGCGGGCGCGCATGTGCTGGCGATCAAGGACATGGCCGGACTGCTGCGTCCACGGGCCGCGACGGCCCTGGTCGGGGCGTTGCGCCGAGAGTTCGATCTGCCGATCCACGTGCACACCCACGACACCGCGGGCGGACAGGTGGCGACCTACCTGGCGGCGATCGCCGCGGGCGCCGACGCCGTCGACGCCGCGAGCGCGCCGCTGTCGGGCACGACGAGCCAGCCGTCACTGTCGGCGGTGGTGGCGGCATTGGAGAACGGCGAACAGGACACCGGGCTGGACTTGGGTGCCGTGTGTTCGCTGGAACCGTACTGGGAGGCCGTGCGCCGGGTGTACGCCCCCTTCGAATCGGGAGTCGGCGCTGCGACCGGCCGTGTCTACGAGCACGAGATCCCCGGCGGACAGCTGTCGAACCTGCGCCAGCAGGCGATCTCGCTCGGCGTCGGGCATCGGTTCGAGGAGGTCGAGCAGGCCTACGCGGACGCGGACCGGCTGCTCGGGCGGCCGATCAAGGTGACCCCGTCATCGAAGGTCGTCGGCGATCTGGCACTGTCTCTGGTCGCTCAGCAGATCAGCGCCGAGGACTTCGCCGCCGATCCGTCGGCGCACGATGTGCCCGACTCGGTCATCGGGTTCCTGTCCGGCGACCTCGGAGTTCCGGCGGCGGGCTGGCCGGAGCCGCTACGCACCAAGGTCCTCGGGGGACGATCGCGCACCGCGCCGAGCGCTGATCTCGCGGCGGAGGACCAGGCGGTGCTGCGCCGCCCGGGACCACAGCGGCGTCGGGCGCTCGACCGGCTGCTGTTCCCCGGGCCTGCGGAGGATTTCACCGACCACCGCGCGCGCTTCGGCGACACCTCTCGACTGTCGGCGACGGAGTTCTTCTACGGCCTGCGGCCGGGTGAGGAACACCGCGTCCGGCTGGGACCAGGCAGCGAGATGCTGGTCGGCATCGAAGCCGTCGGCGAACCCGACGACCTGGGACGGCGGACAGTGCTGTTCACTGTGAACGGAACCTTGCGTCCGGTGCTGGTGGAGGACCGGTCCGTCGAGCCGTCGACCGTCGTCGCCGAACGCGCCGACCGCGGCGACCCGCGCCAGATCGGCGCGCCCTTCGCGGGCGTGGTCACGGTGACGGTCTCCGAGGGGGACTCCGTCCCCGCCGGCGCGACCATCGGCACCATCGAGGCGATGAAGATGGAGGCCTCGATCACTGCGCCGATCGGCGGCGTCGTCAAGCGGGTGGCCGTCGGAGGCGTGACGGAGGTGGCGCCGGGGGATCTGCTCGTCGAGATCGGCTGACCGACGGGGTAGAGATAGAGCATGGACATCACGCGGCAGGAGGCACAGGAGCGGATCGACGCGTGGACGCGTCGGGTGATCGACAACGACGACGGTCGTCTCCGCGCATCAGCGGTGGCCATCACCGTCGTCCGTCGGGGCGTGGACCGCGGCATCTACATCGCCCGTCGGCCGAAGTCGCTGCGGAACCACTCGTACCAGTTCGCGCTGCCCGGTGGTCGCCTCGATCCCGGCGAGGACGCGACGCAGGCGGCGCTGCGCGAACTGCACGAGGAGATCGGTATCGAGCTCGGGGATGAGGCCGTCCTCGGCGTGCTGGACGATTACGAGACTCGGTCGGGCTACCTGATGACGCCGATCGTCTGCTGGGTGGACGACGACCCTCCGGTCGCGCCGAGCCCGGCCGAGGTGGACGAGTTGTTCTTCATCACCTTCGATGAACTGCGTCGCCCGCCGGTCTTCAGTCGGATCCCGGAGTCGCCGCGAACGCTGGTGGCCCTCAACATCGCCGGCGGACGCGTCCACGCGCCGACGGCCGCGGTGATCTACCAGTTCGCCGAGGTGGTCCTCGCCGGCCGGGACACCCGCGTCCACGACCTGGAGCAGCCGGT is part of the Gordonia phthalatica genome and harbors:
- a CDS encoding NUDIX hydrolase produces the protein MDITRQEAQERIDAWTRRVIDNDDGRLRASAVAITVVRRGVDRGIYIARRPKSLRNHSYQFALPGGRLDPGEDATQAALRELHEEIGIELGDEAVLGVLDDYETRSGYLMTPIVCWVDDDPPVAPSPAEVDELFFITFDELRRPPVFSRIPESPRTLVALNIAGGRVHAPTAAVIYQFAEVVLAGRDTRVHDLEQPVFAWK
- a CDS encoding bifunctional 2-methylcitrate synthase/citrate synthase, encoding MTGNTAAPNTAATNTPAPKTAASSTTGPKAGTDAIYKGLAGVVVDTTAISKVVPETNTLTYRGYPVPELAEKCSMEQVAYLLWHGELPNDLQLEQFSQRERAARRLDRSAQSVLARTPETCHPMDVVRTMISYLGTEDPDEDLSTTELLLAKSQRMFAVLPTIVAADLRRRRGLEPIAPHHGLGYAENFLYMCFGEVPDEVIVRAFAKSMVLYAEHSFNASTFAARVVTSTGSDIYSAVTAAIGALKGPLHGGANEAVMHDMIEIDRPERARGWLEEKLTAKEKVMGFGHRVYKRGDSRVPTMYQALREVSEHLGETKWLKIYAELEDEMASRTGIRPNLDFPTGPAYYLMGFDIPMFTPLFVMSRVTGWTAHIIEQTESNALIRPLSAYSGPQQRSVPA
- a CDS encoding pyruvate carboxylase, whose product is MSGVAKILVANRGEIAVRAFRAARDLGIGTVAVYPHEDRGSIHRFKADESYQIGTPGHPVKAYLSVEEMIGAALRSGADAVYPGYGFLSENAGLARACAENGVTFIGPAASVLDLTGDKKRSVQAAREAGLPVLAGSAPSSDPDELVEAAANMTFPVFVKAIAGGGGRGMRRVERIGDLADAVTSASREAQTAFGDPTVFLEQAVVEPRHIEVQILADTHGDVVHLYERDCSLQRRHQKVVEIAPAVGLDSAVRERICRDAVAFAQQIGYACAGTVEFLLDQRGQHFFIEMNPRIQVEHTVTEEVVDVDLVSAQLQIAGGASLADLGLSQETITVHGAAMQCRITTEDPADGFRPQTGRVRDYRAPGGAGVRLDGAAALGSEVTGHFDSMLVKLTCRGRDFPTAAARARRALGEFSIRGVTTNIGFLRAVLENEEFLAGGTTTSFIQTHPELLDGHIQGDDVGKLLHYLADVTVNRPHGDAPTSVRPTSKLPAVPTSRLARPPAGSRQQLLELGPEGFARALRNQKAVAITDTTFRDAHQSLLATRLRTSALDAVSRHVAALTPQLWSVECWGGATYDVALRFLREDPWQRLEKLREGMPNICLQMLLRGANTVGYTPYPDDVCRGFVAEAAATGVDVFRIFDALNSVDAMRPAIDAVRETGTAVAQVAMSYSGDLSDPREDLYTLDYYLSLAQRIVDAGAHVLAIKDMAGLLRPRAATALVGALRREFDLPIHVHTHDTAGGQVATYLAAIAAGADAVDAASAPLSGTTSQPSLSAVVAALENGEQDTGLDLGAVCSLEPYWEAVRRVYAPFESGVGAATGRVYEHEIPGGQLSNLRQQAISLGVGHRFEEVEQAYADADRLLGRPIKVTPSSKVVGDLALSLVAQQISAEDFAADPSAHDVPDSVIGFLSGDLGVPAAGWPEPLRTKVLGGRSRTAPSADLAAEDQAVLRRPGPQRRRALDRLLFPGPAEDFTDHRARFGDTSRLSATEFFYGLRPGEEHRVRLGPGSEMLVGIEAVGEPDDLGRRTVLFTVNGTLRPVLVEDRSVEPSTVVAERADRGDPRQIGAPFAGVVTVTVSEGDSVPAGATIGTIEAMKMEASITAPIGGVVKRVAVGGVTEVAPGDLLVEIG
- a CDS encoding short-chain fatty acyl-CoA regulator family protein produces the protein MAKTYVGPRLRRLREELGLSQAALARRLDLSTTYVNQLENDQRPITVSVLLTITSTFDLPPDFFAGSGDARLTADLADVILEQGEKISRAEVAELVSRMPGVGSALVGMHRRLAAASAELETLRARSGDDSIEVNLTPFEQVRDYFYDRRNHIAELDLAAEQLFVDAGLSVGGLDLQLAQLLQDRFGVRVQIAPSEQAAGPKRVYDEGTATVVLARSLSAGQRAFQLATQVALLSQSAEISRLVAAAEDLDPASIPVARVGLANYFAGALVLPYTEFAAAARELRYDVDLLSRRFEVGFETVCHRLSTLQRPGDRGIPFIFVRVDKAGNISKRQSATAFHFSRVGGSCPLWVVHDAFATPGRIRTQVSQMPDGRSYFWLARTIDNRSGGHLSTPSDFSIGLGCDLAHAEDLIYATGIDLTDERTVVPIGAGCKVCPRPECSQRAFPMLGHGIHIDERISDSVPYRPS
- the prpB gene encoding methylisocitrate lyase, yielding MSVFSSGVSDAEKRTRLREALNSGDLQRWPGAFSPLVAKMVADAGFEGVYVSGAALSADLGLPDIGLTTLSEVAARGGAIARATDLPTLIDADTGFGEPMSAARTVATLEDAGLAGCHLEDQVNPKRCGHLDGKEVVPVPDMLRRLGAAVGARRDENFVICARTDARGVEGLDAAIDRAKAYVDAGADLIFTEALATAEEFERFRREVDAPLLANMTEFGKSELLTASRLRDLGYNAVIYPVTTLRIAMGAVEAGLREIAEKGTQEGLLDGMQHRARLYEFLRYADYNDFDTELFTYTRPGA
- the prpD gene encoding 2-methylcitrate dehydratase PrpD; the protein is MINHEVRTHRSAEEFPLADHLAYKIAQVAVDPVAVPDDTAAMVANRIIDNAAVSAASVARRPVTSARRQAQSRPLDGGSTVFGIEGSYAPEWAAWANGVAVRELDFHDTFLAAEYSHPGDNIPALVAVGQRVGASGADLIRGLATAYEIQIDLVKGMCLHEHKIDHVAHLGPSVAAGLGTMLGLDTDTIYQAVGQALHLTTATRQSRKGLISSWKAYAPAHAGKIAVEAVDRAMRGEGAPSPIWEGEDGVIAWLLGGPDARYIIPLPGADEPKRAILDSYTKEHSAEYQSQAPIDLARRMRERIGDLSQIESIVLHTSHHTHYVIGTGSGDPQKFDPTASRETLDHSVMYIFAVALQDGVWDHERSYAPERAARPDTVELWKKISTVEDPEWTRRYHSTDPSEKAFGARAVVTLASGEVIEDELAVADAHPLGARPFAREQYLAKFARMADGVVDPAEQERFTAAVTGLAEIPAGGLDALNVSVLADVLASAPETGKGIL